The Cydia fagiglandana chromosome 4, ilCydFagi1.1, whole genome shotgun sequence genome has a window encoding:
- the LOC134663431 gene encoding sodium/potassium-transporting ATPase subunit beta-2-like → MARNPKLEEFEIERKPSRFQGVRSGSDFFSRKHSHFLDKNASRGRSLRGWGKLLLFYLIFYSSLVLLFAICMTTFMQQFINPRVPRLQQEYSVIGTSPGLGFRPLPPDVRSTLIWYKGTGYDSYKYWEDALKEFLSVYKRKGQTAGAGQNIHDCDWNRSPPPGKICDVDIRSGYEPCTEENHFSFHKSSPCIFLKLNKIYGWRPEFYEPHELPPDMPEDLQQHIRSLSSANNHTNMIWISCQGETPADRENIGPVQYLPHRGFPGYYYPYENAEGYLSPLVALYLKRPRTGIVINIECRAWAKNIIYNRKERQGIVHFELMIE, encoded by the exons ATGGCTCGAAATCCAAAGCTAGAAGAATTCGAAATTGAAAGAAAACCCTCCAGATTCCAGGGGGTGCGAAGTGGCAGCGATTTTTTTTCACGAAAGCATTCGCATTTTCTCGATAAAAATGCATCCAGGGGAAGATCGCTGAGGGGTTGGG GTAAACTCCTGCTGTTCTACCTGATCTTCTACTCGTCCCTGGTGCTGCTATTCGCCATCTGCATGACTACCTTCATGCAGCAGTTCATCAACCCCCGAGTACCGCGGTTGCAG CAAGAGTACAGCGTAATCGGCACCAGCCCTGGGCTCGGTTTCCGGCCCCTGCCCCCGGACGTCAGGAGCACCCTCATCTGGTACAAGGGCACCGGATACGACAGCTACAAATACTGGGAGGACGCGCTCAAAGAATTCCTATCAG TGTACAAGCGCAAGGGCCAAACGGCCGGCGCCGGTCAGAACATCCACGACTGCGACTGGAACCGCTCGCCCCCGCCCGGCAAGATCTGCGACGTCGACATACGCAGCGGGTACGAGCCCTGCACCGAGGAGAACCACTTCTCCTTCCACAAGAGTTCACCCTGCATCTTCTTGAAGCTTAACAA AATATATGGTTGGAGACCAGAGTTCTACGAGCCCCACGAATTGCCTCCTGACATGCCAGAAGATCTGCAGCAACATATCAGGAGTCTATCCAGTGCTAacaaccat acGAACATGATCTGGATATCCTGCCAGGGCGAGACGCCGGCCGACCGCGAGAATATTGGCCCCGTGCAGTACCTCCCGCACCGAGGCTTCCCCGGCTACTACTATCCGTACGAGAACGCCGAGGGCTATCTCAGTCCACTGGTCGCGCTGTATCTAAAGAGACCTAGAA CTGGCATAGTAATCAACATCGAGTGCCGAGCGTGGGCGAAGAACATCATTTATAACCGAAAAGAAAGACAGGGAATCGTCCATTTTGAACTTATGATCGAGTAG
- the LOC134664104 gene encoding ER membrane protein complex subunit 5, with protein MSSSFNKMIIIVGFISLFHSAFSAAQHRSYLRITAQEFTGLPLDIVVQAVTSLFAVMWGVLNVAGNLREIHAAAELNAIKWDTQRNLPSFYIFNHRGKALSAEYLPPSSKAELEHLE; from the exons ATGTCATCGTCCTTTAATAAGATGATTATCATCGTTGGATTCATATCTCTATTCCATTCGGCGTTTTCTGCCGCACAAC ATCGATCATACCTACGAATAACTGCACAAGAGTTCACCGGGTTACCTTTGGAC ATTGTAGTTCAAGCAGTAACCAGCCTATTTGCAGTAATGTGGGGAGTCTTAAATGTAGCTGGCAACCTCCGTGAGATCCATGCTGCAGCAGAGCTCAATGCCATCAAATGGGACACCCAGCGCAATCTGCCCTCATTCTACATCTTTAACCATCGGGGCAAGGCTCTGTCTGCCGAGTACCTACCTCCTAGTAGCAAGGCAGAATTAGAACATTTAGAAtaa
- the LOC134664105 gene encoding probable H/ACA ribonucleoprotein complex subunit 1, whose protein sequence is MSFRGRGGGGGGRGFGGRGGGGGGGGRGGRGGFGGGRGRGGGGGGFRQQDMGPPESVTPLGHYGWTVQDDLVCKVDIEDVPYFNAPIYLENKEQIGKIDEIFGNLRDYYVSVKLGENIKAKSFKDGQQFYIDPAKLLPLKRFLPQPPGAKRGGRGGRGGGGRGGGGFGGRGGGRGGGGGFGGRGGGGRGGFGGRGGGGGFGGGGGGFGGGGRGGGFGRGGGGRGGGFRGGRR, encoded by the coding sequence ATGTCGTTCCGTGGTAGAGGTGGTGGCGGTGGCGGACGCGGCTTCGGCGGCCGAGGCGGTGGTGGTGGCGGCGGAGGCCGGGGAGGCCGCGGCGGCTTCGGCGGAGGCCGaggacgcggcggcggcggaggAGGTTTCAGACAACAAGATATGGGCCCCCCTGAAAGCGTGACGCCTCTGGGGCACTACGGCTGGACAGTGCAGGACGACCTGGTCTGCAAAGTCGACATTGAGGACGTACCTTACTTCAACGCGCCCATTTATCTAGAAAACAAAGAGCAAATCGGCAAAATTGACGAGATCTTTGGCAATCTGCGAGACTACTACGTTTCAGTTAAGCTAGGTGAAAATATAAAAGCCAAGAGTTTTAAGGATGGACAGCAGTTTTATATTGATCCGGCGAAATTGTTGCCGTTGAAGAGGTTTCTTCCGCAGCCGCCTGGTGCGAAGCGCGGCGGCCGAGGGGGTAGGGGCGGCGGTGGAAGAGGTGGGGGTGGTTTCGGGGGCAGAGGAGGTGGTCGAGGCGGGGGCGGAGGGTTTGGCGGCCGAGGAGGAGGCGGCCGCGGCGGTTTCGGCGGCCGAGGCGGTGGCGGCGGCttcggcggcgggggcggcggctTCGGAGGCGGTGGACGAGGCGGAGGCTTCGGGcgtggcggcggcggccgcggaGGTGGCTTCAGAGGTGGCCGGCGGTAG